From the genome of Solidesulfovibrio carbinolicus, one region includes:
- a CDS encoding bacteriohemerythrin, with translation MSVIQWDNDLCIGHELIDTQHKRLFELTAKLYGIAVGSEDKANVKLLLLDLYKYTLFHFDEEEVLMRINNFLYYDDHRREHEKFVSTLDALALKAREDASVLDIEILNWLSSWLVTHISIKDKMLGQCLFRDAQK, from the coding sequence ATGTCGGTCATCCAATGGGACAACGATCTTTGCATCGGGCACGAGTTGATTGACACGCAACATAAACGACTTTTTGAATTGACTGCAAAACTTTACGGCATCGCCGTTGGCAGTGAAGACAAGGCAAACGTAAAGCTGTTGCTTCTTGATCTGTACAAGTATACTCTCTTTCACTTCGATGAAGAAGAAGTGTTGATGCGAATTAACAATTTTCTCTATTACGATGACCATAGGCGCGAGCACGAGAAGTTTGTTTCGACCCTCGACGCCCTTGCTCTTAAAGCGCGAGAAGATGCATCAGTCCTCGATATTGAAATCCTCAATTGGCTTTCGTCGTGGCTTGTGACCCACATATCGATCAAAGATAAAATGCTCGGACAGTGCCTTTTTCGTGACGCTCAGAAGTGA